A window of the Helianthus annuus cultivar XRQ/B chromosome 4, HanXRQr2.0-SUNRISE, whole genome shotgun sequence genome harbors these coding sequences:
- the LOC110934799 gene encoding uncharacterized protein LOC110934799: protein MDSELSSEMIMEIMSRASLKTLGIMRCASKELNALTYESYLLDLYKKRNKIVSGFLIQNMRRGWMNIKQFAPSPESNTLDLGFLPYNAQILATSEQGIMVFKIQDPMNCRRYSYHVCKPTTKQVLALPRPKGNHTDQKFAIVVMGLKPLHYKIIRFSECRALRRWRKFHMAYRCEIFDSMTWKWRSLKHVALGDCVFLTNPQPVTKSGAIYMLLTNNNILKFDADSEIWEVFSSPIPYDESRTPTELVKYGGKLGLACKPSNANGYWDIWVSKKDKLWEKEADVAVESNSERERLKALYDPHTSVMVDCETLLFYRLKQQDNNMISKIVLNDIPYQIFSFRSDFEPSDLK, encoded by the exons ATGGATTCAGAGCTTTCTTCTGAGATGATCATGGAGATAATGTCACGAGCTTCGTTAAAAACTCTCGGCATCATGCGTTGCGCGAGCAAAGAACTCAATGCGCTCACATACGAGTCGTATCTTCTCGATTTATACAAGAAACGAAACAAGAT CGTATCCGGGTTTCTCATACAAAATATGAGAAGAGGTTGGATGAATATCAAACAGTTTGCACCGTCACCCGAATCCAACACTCTTGATCTCGGTTTTCTACCCTATAATGCTCAAATTCTTGCGACATCCGAGCAAGGAATCATGGTGTTCAAGATTCAAGACCCTATGAATTGCAGGAGATATTCGTACCATGTTTGTAAACCTACAACTAAACAGGTTTTGGCATTGCCGAGGCCCAAAGGAAATCATACGGATCAGAAGTTTGCAATTGTGGTGATGGGTTTGAAGCCGCTTCATTACAAGATTATCAGATTTTCTGAATGCCG TGCTTTGAGACGGTGGAGAAAGTTCCACATGGCGTATCGCTGTGAAATATTCGACTCGATGACATGGAAATGGCGATCACTTAAGCATGTAGCATTGGGTGACTGTGTTTTCTTGACCAACCCGCAACCAGTCACAAAGAGCGGTGCCATATACATGTTGTTAACAAATAATAACATCTTAAAATTCGACGCGGATTCTGAAATATGGGAAGTCTTTTCGTCTCCTATTCCGTATGATGAATCAAGGACACCAACCGAACTTGTAAAGTATGGCGGAAAATTGGGGTTGGCTTGCAAGCCATCAAATGCAAATGGTTATTGGGACATTTGGGTTTCTAAGAAGGATAAATTGTGGGAGAAAGAAGCTGATGTTGCTGTTGAAAGCAATAGCGAAAGGGAGAGACTCAAGGCCTTATATGATCCGCATACAAGCGTTATGGTCGATTGTGAGACGCTCTTATTCTACAGGCTGAAACAACAAGACAATAACATGATCAGTAAGATCGTACTAAATGACATCCCTTATCAAATCTTCTCCTTCCGATCGGACTTTGAGCCAAGTGATTTAAAGTAG
- the LOC110936740 gene encoding sm-like protein LSM5 — protein MAHNPSQLLPSELIDRCIGSKIWVIMKGDKELVGTLKGFDVYVNMVLEDVTEYEITPEGRRITKLDQILLNGNNIAILVPGGSPDPE, from the exons ATGGCGCACAATCCTTCACAGCTTCTTCCGTCAG AGCTCATAGATCGATGCATAGGCTCCAAGATTTGGGTGATAATGAAAGGGGACAAGGAGCTCGTTGGAACCCTCAAGGGTTTTGATGTCTATGTCAACATGGTTCTTGAAGATGTCACTGAATA TGAAATCACCCCTGAGGGACGTCGGATTACTAAGCTTGACCAGATTTTGCTCAATGGAAATAACATAGCCATT TTGGTTCCTGGTGGATCTCCGGACCCAGAATGA